One window of the Ammospiza nelsoni isolate bAmmNel1 chromosome 2, bAmmNel1.pri, whole genome shotgun sequence genome contains the following:
- the WDR3 gene encoding WD repeat-containing protein 3 codes for MGLTRQYLRYEPAALFGLVASARAGVAFVALRGERGRYVAVPACEHVFVWDTRKGEKVLILKGLKQQVSCLCPSPDGLHLAVGYEDGAIRVFNLLSGESVITFNGHRAAVTALQYDHLGGRLVSGSKDTEVIVWDVINESGLYRLRGHKDVITQVLFLKEKNLLVTCSKDTLVKWWDLDTQHCFKTLVGHRAEVWGMALLSQEKRLITGSADSELRVWDLAYIQEVKDPDEPESKKSKASSLPATEENTEEDETLELDEHPEERIVKCSKVGSIMREGRDRVVTLGTDRMGKFLACHGTDAILEVFSVLSEEEIQKKLEKKMKKARKKAKQNSEEEPERSVGLSLQEEIQRVTSVKASSKIKSFDLILSPKGELKMVLLLQNNVIELYNLDLSAQVPQAVRVSRITIGGHRSDVRTLAFSSDNIAILSAAAESVKIWNRSTLQCIRTMECEYALCSLFVPGDRQVILGTKTGKLQLYDLASGSLIETLDAHDGAVWSIALSPDQHGFVTGGADKCVKFWEFELVKDESSVQKRLSMKHVRVLQLDEDVLCVRYSPNQKLLAVSLLDCTVKVFYVDTLKFFLSLYGHKLPVLCMDICYDGTLIATGSADRNVKIWGLDFGDCHRSLFAHDDSVMYLQFVPKSHLFFTAGKDNKIKQWDADKFEHIQTLEGHHQEVWCLALSPNGDYVVSASHDKSLRLWERTREPLILEEEREMQREAEYEESVAKEEQPVVAGERQGETGLAGKKTIETIKAAERIMEAIELYREETVKLKEHNAICKAAGKEVPFPVNPILRAYGNITPSAYVLEVFKKVKSSELEESLLVLPFSYVPDLLRLFNEYIQQGSDVELLCRALLFLLKIHFGQITSNQMLVTVIENLKKTTISRVSEARDVLGFNMAGLQFLKREIEAKEEVTFFADATERFEEKKRKRKKKEKMVLAML; via the exons ATGGGCCTGACGCGGCAGTACCTGCGCTATGAGCCCGCCGCGCTCTTCGGACTGGTGGCCAGCGCCAGGGCCGGCGTGGCCTTCGTGGCGCtgcgcggggagcggggccgctaCGTGGCCGTGCCGGCTTGCGAGCACGTGTTCGTGTGGGACAcaaggaaaggagagaag GTTCTTATCCTTAAGGGCCTCAAGCAGCAAGTCAGTTGCCTCTGCCCCTCTCCAGATGGGTTGCACCTGGCTGTTGGGTATGAAGATGGAGCAATCCGTGTCTTCAACCTCCTAAGTGGGGAATCAGTGATCACTTTCaatgggcacagggctgcagttACAGCCCTGCAGTACGACCACCTGGGTGGCAGGCTGGTGTCTGGCTCAAAG GATACAGAAGTCATCGTGTGGGATGTCATCAATGAGAGTGGCCTGTACCGGCTGAGGGGACACAAGGATGTCATCACTCAAGTCCTTTTCTTGAAGGAGAAGAACTTGTTGGTCACTTG TTCCAAAGACACACTGGTGAAATGGTGGGATCTGGACACCCAGCACTGCTTCAAAACTCTGGTTGGACACCGAGCTGAG GTCTGGGGCATGGCTTTGCTGTCCCAAGAGAAGCGTCTGATCACTGGGAGCGCTGACAGTGAGCTGAGGGTGTGGGATCTCGCCTACATCCAGGAG GTAAAAGATCCTGATGAGCCAGAATCCAAGAAAAGCAAAGCGTCATCTTTACCTgcaacagaagaaaatactgaaGAGGATGAGACCTTAGAGCTGGATGAGCATCCTGAGGAA CGCATCGTGAAGTGCAGCAAGGTCGGATCCATCATGCGGGAAGGGAGGGACCGAGTGGTGACTCTTGGCACAGACAGGATGGGCAAGTTTTTGGCCTGCCAT GGAACAGATGCCATTCTCGAAGTGTTCTCTGTCCTTTCCGAAGAGGAAATCCAAAagaaattggagaaaaaaatgaagaaagcaaggaaaaaagccaa ACAGAACTCTGAAGAGGAGCCTGAAAGGAGTGtggggctgagcctgcaggAAGAGATTCAGCGGGTCACTAGTGTCAAAGCTTCTTCTAAAATCAa GTCATTTGACTTGATTCTCTCTCCAAAAGGAGAGCTGAAGATGGTACTGCTGCTCCAGAACAATGTCATTGAGTTGTACAACCTGGACCTGTCAGCACAAGTGCCCCAGGCTGTCCGTGTGTCCAGGATAACCATTGGAGGCCACCGCAGTGATGTCAGGACGTTGGCTTTCAGCTCTGACAACATTGCCATtctctcagcagctgcagagtcTGTGAAGATTTGGAACAG GTCGACCTTGCAGTGCATCCGGACGATGGAGTGTGAGTACGCGCTCTGCTCGCTCTTTGTCCCCGGGGATCGGCAGGTCATCCTTGGGACCAAG acagggaagctgcagctgtATGACCTGGCTTCTGGCAGTCTGATAGAGACACTTGATGCTCACGACGGGGCAGTGTGGTCTATTGCTCTTTCACCAGACCAG CATGGCTTTGTGACAGGAGGTGCTGATAAATGTGTCAAGTTCTGGGAGTTTGAGCTTGTGAAGGATGAGAGCAGTGTTCAGAAAAG GCTCTCCATGAAGCACGTGCGGGTGTTGCAGCTGGATGAGGACGTGCTCTGCGTGCGCTACAGCCCCAACCAGAAGCTGCTGGCTGTCTCCCTGCTGGACTGCACTGTCAAGGTTTTCTACGTTGACACGCTCAAG tttttcctttctctgtatGGACAcaagctgccagtgctgtgtaTGGACATCTGCTAT GATGGGACTCTAATTGCAACTGGCTCTGCTGACAGGAATGTGAAGATTTGGGGCTTGGATTTTGGGGACTGTCACCGTTCTCTCTTTGCCCACGATGACAG tgTGATGTATCTGCAGTTTGTGCCCAAATCCCATCTCTTCTTCACAGCTGGAAAGGACAACAAGATTAAGCAGTGGGATGCAGATAAATTTGAGCATATCCAGACACTGGAG GGGCATCACCAGGAGGTTTGGTGTTTGGCGCTCAGTCCCAATGGAGATTATGTGGTGTCAGCATCCCATGACAAGTCCCTGCGCCTCTGGGAAAGGACAAGGGAGCCACTGATTctggaagaggagagggagatg CAACGAGAAGCTGAATATGAAGAGAGTGTGGCAAAGGAAGAGCAGCCTGTG GTGGCTGGAGAGAGGCAAGGAgagacagggctggcaggaaagAAGACCATTGAAACCATCAAAGCG GCTGAGAGGATCATGGAAGCTATCGAGCTGTACAGAGAAGAGACTGTAAAACTAAAGGAGCACAATGCCATATgcaaagctgcaggaaaagag GTTCCCTTCCCTGTCAATCCCATTCTTCGTGCCTATGGAAATATTACA CCTTCTGCCTATGTGCTGGAAGTTTTCAAGAAGGTCAAGTCGAG TGAGCTGGAAGAGtctctcctggtgctgccttTCTCCTATGTCCCTGACCTGCTCAGACTTTTCAATGAATATATTCAGCAGGGCTCAGATGTTGAGCTTCTGTGCCGAGCTCTCCTCTTCCTGCTCAA GATACATTTTGGGCAGATCACAAGCAACCAGATGCTGGTGACAGTAATAGAAAATCTGAAGAAAACCACCATCTCCAGAGTCAGTGAGGCCCGG GATGTGCTGGGATTCAACATGGCAGGGCTCCAGTTCCTGAAGAGAGAGATTGAGGCCAAGGAGGAGGTGACATTTTTTGCTGATGCTACTGAACGTtttgaggagaagaaaagaaaaaggaagaagaaagaaaagatggtTCTTGCAATGCTCTAG